A genome region from Nicotiana tabacum cultivar K326 chromosome 13, ASM71507v2, whole genome shotgun sequence includes the following:
- the LOC107804291 gene encoding monothiol glutaredoxin-S1-like, which translates to MDMVMKLGAESPVVIFSNSSCCISHSIKTLIRGFGANPTVYELDKLPNGRQMENTLVELGCQLSVPAVFIGKDFVGGSNEIMSLNVRGKLKQLLLRANAIWI; encoded by the coding sequence ATGGATATGGTGATGAAGTTGGGAGCAGAAAGTCCAGTGGTGATTTTTAGCAACAGCAGTTGCTGCATATCTCACAGTATTAAAACCCTAATCCGAGGTTTCGGAGCAAATCCTACAGTTTATGAGCTCGATAAACTTCCAAATGGGAGGCAAATGGAGAATACATTGGTTGAATTAGGGTGTCAACTAAGTGTGCCAGCCGTGTTCATTGGCAAGGATTTTGTTGGTGGTTCTAATGAGATTATGAGTCTTAATGTTAGAGGCAAGCTCAAACAATTGCTTCTAAGGGCTAATGCTATTTGGATATAG